Proteins encoded together in one Thermococcus gammatolerans EJ3 window:
- a CDS encoding cytochrome c biogenesis CcdA family protein, with translation MPAEILRRGEFKYLLLIIVLSFGISAVVLSLIGMAYFIPQFLSLALTDSVNPCTFAVYTLFLIALSVKGVDKRRLYLVGLSFVIAVYISYYTLGLGLTFIAGRIPLRWAGYFAIAFGIYTIATGIAERSRTGDKRALRRKMFSTDTTVIGALILGISVSTTLLPCSAGPYLVYAAVIARSSTAMVFLLLALYNLIFVLPLLTILFAMGSLRESKEFSRAMVRHSAELSVIAGLLLIAIGIWLLGIFKL, from the coding sequence ATGCCGGCGGAAATCCTGCGCAGGGGGGAGTTCAAGTACCTGCTCCTGATAATCGTGCTGTCCTTCGGGATAAGTGCTGTCGTTCTTTCCCTGATAGGCATGGCATACTTTATACCGCAGTTCCTTTCTCTGGCTCTGACCGATTCCGTCAATCCGTGCACCTTCGCGGTGTACACCCTCTTCCTCATCGCGCTCTCGGTGAAGGGCGTGGATAAGAGGAGGCTCTACCTCGTCGGCCTATCCTTTGTCATCGCCGTCTACATCTCGTACTACACCCTTGGGCTGGGCCTGACGTTCATAGCCGGCAGGATTCCCCTCAGGTGGGCCGGCTACTTTGCGATAGCCTTTGGCATCTACACCATAGCAACTGGGATAGCAGAGCGCTCGAGGACCGGTGACAAGAGGGCCCTTCGCAGGAAGATGTTCTCCACAGATACGACCGTCATAGGGGCGCTTATACTGGGGATCAGTGTTTCCACGACCCTCCTCCCGTGCTCCGCCGGCCCCTACCTCGTCTACGCGGCCGTTATAGCTAGATCATCGACCGCGATGGTATTTCTCCTCCTCGCCCTCTACAACCTGATATTCGTCCTCCCCCTGCTCACGATACTGTTCGCGATGGGGAGCTTGAGGGAGAGCAAGGAGTTCTCGAGGGCGATGGTGAGGCATTCGGCGGAGCTTTCGGTTATCGCTGGGCTTTTGCTCATCGCGATAGGCATCTGGCTCCTCGGCATTTTCAAGCTTTAA